In the Kitasatospora terrestris genome, one interval contains:
- the dhaL gene encoding dihydroxyacetone kinase subunit DhaL, producing the protein MDADPGADPAATPGTLLDTALATAWLRAAAAAVEAHREELTALDTAIGDGDHGANLSRGFTAVTTALGAAPGRPGGAPGSSPGTVLKAAGTTLLSTVGGASGPLYGSTLRAIGAALPGPAADTGQVADALAAGLAAVQALGGAVPGDKTIVDAYAPAVDAFRAAAGRGLPAACRAAAEAAERGAADTAPLQARKGRASYLGPRSVGHRDPGATSTALLLRALADCAAVSGRSG; encoded by the coding sequence ATGGACGCCGACCCCGGGGCCGACCCGGCAGCCACCCCGGGAACCCTCCTGGACACCGCCCTCGCCACCGCCTGGCTGCGCGCCGCCGCCGCGGCCGTCGAGGCGCACCGCGAGGAGCTCACCGCCCTGGACACCGCGATCGGGGACGGCGACCACGGCGCCAACCTGAGCCGCGGCTTCACCGCCGTCACCACCGCCCTCGGCGCCGCGCCGGGCCGACCCGGCGGCGCCCCCGGCAGCTCCCCGGGCACGGTCCTGAAGGCCGCCGGCACCACCCTGCTCTCCACGGTCGGCGGCGCCTCCGGTCCGCTGTACGGCAGCACCCTCCGCGCGATCGGCGCCGCCCTGCCGGGCCCGGCGGCCGACACCGGGCAGGTGGCCGACGCGCTCGCCGCCGGGCTGGCCGCCGTGCAGGCGCTCGGCGGCGCCGTGCCGGGTGACAAGACGATCGTCGACGCCTACGCGCCCGCCGTGGACGCCTTCCGCGCCGCCGCCGGGCGGGGCCTGCCGGCCGCCTGTCGGGCCGCCGCCGAGGCCGCCGAGCGCGGCGCCGCCGACACCGCCCCGCTGCAGGCCCGCAAGGGCCGCGCCTCCTACCTCGGCCCCCGCAGCGTCGGCCACCGGGATCCGGGCGCGACCTCCACCGCCCTGCTCCTGCGGGCCCTGGCGGACTGCGCGGCGGTCAGTGGTCGGTCCGGGTGA
- the dhaK gene encoding dihydroxyacetone kinase subunit DhaK: MKKLINSPETVLPDALAGFAAAHPELTVDLGARVVRRTAAPSAPKTALVSGGGSGHEPLHAGFVGPGMLDAACPGEVFTSPVPDQILTAAQAVHSGAGVLFVVKNYTGDVMNFRLAAELAAEAGIEVRSVLVDDDVAVEDSTWTAGRRGTGATVAVEKLAGALAERGAPLDAVAALAERVDAASRSFAVALTAATTPAAGRPGFDLPEDEIEVGVGIHGEPGRRRAPLRPARELVAEVVDTVLADHRLTSGDQVIALVNGLGATPLLELYLVFGEVHARLAERGIRIARNLVGNYVTSLDMAGFSLTLTKADPELLDLWDAPVSTPALTWS; encoded by the coding sequence GTGAAGAAGCTGATCAACTCGCCGGAGACCGTCCTGCCGGACGCACTCGCCGGGTTCGCCGCCGCCCACCCCGAGCTGACCGTCGACCTCGGGGCCCGGGTGGTCCGCCGCACCGCCGCGCCGTCCGCGCCCAAGACCGCCCTGGTCTCCGGCGGCGGCTCCGGCCACGAACCGCTGCACGCCGGGTTCGTCGGCCCGGGGATGCTGGACGCCGCCTGCCCCGGCGAGGTGTTCACCTCCCCGGTCCCCGACCAGATCCTCACCGCCGCGCAGGCCGTGCACAGCGGCGCCGGGGTGCTGTTCGTGGTGAAGAACTACACCGGTGACGTGATGAACTTCCGGCTCGCCGCCGAACTCGCCGCCGAGGCGGGCATCGAGGTGCGCAGCGTCCTGGTCGACGACGACGTCGCCGTCGAGGACTCCACCTGGACCGCCGGCCGGCGCGGCACCGGCGCGACCGTCGCGGTCGAGAAGCTCGCCGGCGCCCTCGCCGAACGCGGCGCTCCGCTGGACGCGGTCGCCGCGCTCGCCGAACGGGTCGACGCCGCCTCCCGTTCCTTCGCCGTCGCCCTCACCGCCGCCACCACCCCCGCCGCCGGGCGCCCCGGCTTCGACCTCCCCGAGGACGAGATCGAGGTCGGCGTCGGCATCCACGGCGAGCCCGGCCGCCGCCGCGCCCCGCTGCGCCCGGCCCGCGAGCTGGTCGCGGAGGTGGTGGACACCGTCCTCGCCGACCACCGCCTGACCTCCGGCGACCAGGTGATCGCCCTGGTCAACGGTCTCGGCGCCACGCCCCTGCTGGAGCTGTACCTGGTCTTCGGCGAGGTCCACGCCCGGCTCGCCGAGCGCGGCATCCGGATCGCCCGCAACCTGGTCGGCAACTACGTCACCAGCCTCGACATGGCCGGCTTCTCGCTGACCCTCACCAAGGCCGACCCGGAGCTGCTCGACCTCTGGGACGCCCCCGTCTCCACCCCCGCCCTCACCTGGTCCTGA